The Oncorhynchus kisutch isolate 150728-3 linkage group LG20, Okis_V2, whole genome shotgun sequence genome has a segment encoding these proteins:
- the LOC116355528 gene encoding putative mediator of RNA polymerase II transcription subunit 26 has product MPLQHNQPTAVPQQVWHPPQMALQQTQPTAVPQQVWHPSQMPLQQKQLTTVPQQVWHPAQMQQKQPTVVPQQVWHPRQMPLRQKQTTDVPQQVWHPAQFPQQKQLAPMPLLQKEPTTITQQPQQVWHPAQMSKNRTATEPQQKPPSTTPAQIPLQQKQPATEPQQKELTAMPQKLQASILQQPPLVWHPSQFPQQKELAVEPQQKELAVEPQQQKELAVEPQQQKELAVEPQQQKELAVEPQQQKELAVEPQQQKELAVEPQQQKELAVEPQQQKELAVEPQQQKELAVEPQQQKELAVEPQQQKELAVEPQQQKELAVEPQQQKELAVEPQQVRYPAQMAQQLPNPIPQQLWHVGQISQQQLAPLSQQKHYERTEDDASGSSQASIEQSGVIPISSYSSKSHYKNGRTVFSRISYTPREAMPVDSGNAPKDGYVGIGAPSIYPTLVKDSAREI; this is encoded by the exons atgcccctgcagcataatcaaccgaccgccgtgccccagcaagtgtggcatcctcctcAAATGGCCCTGCAGCAGACGCAACcaaccgccgtgccccagcaagtgtggcatccttctcaaatgcccctgcagcagaagcaactgaccaccgtgccccagcaagtgtggcatccagctcaaatgcagcagaagcaaccgaccgtcgtgccccagcaagtgtggcatcctcgtCAAATGCCCCTGAGGCAGAAGCAAACGACCgacgtgccccagcaagtgtggcatcctgctcAGTTTCCCCAGCAGAAGCAACTGGCCCCTATGCCTCTACTGCAGAAGGAACCAACCACCATAACCCAGCAACCTCAGCaggtgtggcatccagctcaaatgtcCAAGAATCGAACAGCCACTGAACCTCAGCAGAAGCCACCATCCACCACGCCAGCTCAAAttcccctgcagcagaagcaaccggccACTGAACCTCAACAGAAGGAGCTGACCGCCATGCCACAGAAGCTACAGGCCTCCATTCTCCAGCAGCCTCCGCTCGTGTGGCATCCATCTCAATTTCcccagcagaaggaactggcagtcgagccccagcagaaggaactggcagtcgagccccagcagcagaaggaactggcagtcgagccccagcagcagaaggaactggcagtcgagccccagcagcagaaggaactggcagtcgagccccagcagcagaaggaactggcagtcgagccccagcagcagaaggaactggcagtcgagccccagcagcagaaggaactggcagtcgagccccagcagcagaaggaactggcagtcgagccccagcagcagaaggaactggcagtcgagccccagcagcagaaggaactggcagtcgagccccagcagcagaaggaactggcagtcgagccccagcagcagaaggaactggcagtcgagccccagcagcagaaggaactggcagtcgagcctcAGCAAGTGAGGTATCCAGCTCAAATGGCCCAGCAGCTACCCAACCCCATTCCTCAGCAATTATGGCATGTAGGCCAAATATCCCAGCAGCAACTGGCCCCATTGTCTCAGCAGAAGCACTACGAAAGAACTGAAGATGATGCCTCTGGTAGTTCTCAGGCCAGCATTGAACAGTCAGGTGTCATCCCAATCTCTTCCTACAGTTCCAAATCGCACTACAAGAATGGCAGAACTGTCTTTTCCCGAATCAGCTACACTCCTAGGGAGGCAATGCCTGTTGACAGTGGAAATGCTCCCAAGGACGGTTATGTTGGCATTGGTGCACCAAGCATATATCCAACTCTAGTGAAGGATTCTGCAAG GGAAATATAA